One window of Leptospira yasudae genomic DNA carries:
- a CDS encoding anthranilate synthase component I family protein — MSNRISNLKQTLNSLPEKPKSLPFPLREEETEAFLFRLTKKYPGCFLLESHPGYPDNYRYSILGFSPFVQFRGYPGKLIIDGETFSVSNPYRTLQEIFPPKKNCKRYTGGLVGYLGYDSASLFEPVTALNPREGYPLFSFGLYLDGIVIDHLTGTSEYFYYTRSRIEELNVFLDSDDTIPRDTKARSFGFSKTKEEYSNLFLKTKEEILSGNTFQCQIGFEEEFEIEGSLVPIYGNLKKGNPSPYLFFYKDDEIETFGSSPELLFSHKDRIAETYPLAGTYPRGATPEEDRILARKLLSDEKEIAEHSMLIDLHRNDLSRVCESGTVRLKKEFEILKFAHVQHITSEVSGILKKDEDSFSGLASVFPAGTLTGAPKVESIKLISKTEGDDRGLYGGVLGYFSLDGSSQFCILIRSLFRSGNFAYSRAASGIVFDSQEELEYQEILNKLKAVKRSMEEFTV; from the coding sequence ATGTCGAATCGGATTTCGAATCTGAAACAAACCCTGAACTCTCTCCCGGAAAAGCCGAAGAGTTTACCGTTTCCGCTGCGGGAGGAGGAAACTGAAGCATTTCTATTTCGCTTAACAAAAAAGTATCCCGGATGTTTTCTGTTGGAGAGTCATCCGGGATATCCGGATAACTACCGTTATTCGATTCTCGGCTTTTCGCCTTTCGTCCAATTCCGCGGCTATCCCGGAAAGCTCATTATCGACGGAGAAACCTTCTCCGTTTCGAATCCTTACCGAACACTCCAAGAAATTTTTCCTCCGAAAAAAAACTGTAAACGATACACGGGCGGTCTCGTGGGTTATCTCGGTTACGATTCGGCTTCGCTCTTTGAACCGGTAACCGCATTGAATCCGCGGGAAGGTTATCCTCTTTTTTCTTTCGGTTTGTACTTGGATGGAATCGTAATCGATCATCTGACGGGAACGTCCGAATACTTTTATTATACGCGGAGTCGAATCGAAGAACTTAACGTTTTTCTCGATTCCGACGATACCATTCCGCGCGATACGAAAGCCCGATCCTTCGGATTTTCCAAAACGAAAGAAGAATATTCGAATCTCTTTTTGAAAACGAAGGAAGAGATTCTTTCGGGCAACACGTTTCAATGTCAGATCGGATTTGAGGAGGAATTCGAGATTGAGGGAAGTCTCGTTCCGATATACGGAAATTTAAAAAAGGGAAATCCTTCTCCTTATCTTTTCTTTTACAAGGACGACGAGATCGAAACCTTCGGGTCGAGTCCCGAGCTTTTGTTTTCTCATAAGGATCGGATCGCGGAAACCTATCCTCTTGCGGGAACGTATCCGAGAGGCGCGACTCCGGAAGAGGATAGAATTCTCGCGCGGAAATTGTTAAGCGACGAAAAGGAAATCGCGGAGCATTCGATGCTGATCGATCTGCATAGAAACGATCTCAGCCGTGTTTGCGAAAGCGGAACTGTGCGCCTCAAAAAGGAATTCGAGATCTTAAAGTTCGCGCACGTTCAACATATCACGAGCGAGGTTTCCGGAATTTTAAAGAAGGATGAGGATTCCTTCAGCGGTTTGGCATCCGTGTTCCCGGCGGGAACTCTTACGGGGGCGCCCAAGGTGGAATCGATCAAACTGATCTCGAAAACCGAAGGGGATGATCGGGGATTGTACGGAGGGGTTCTCGGCTATTTCTCTTTGGACGGAAGTTCCCAATTCTGCATTTTAATCCGAAGTTTGTTTCGATCGGGAAACTTCGCATATTCGAGAGCGGCTTCCGGAATCGTTTTCGATTCGCAGGAAGAATTAGAATATCAAGAAATTCTCAATAAGCTGAAGGCAGTGAAACGATCCATGGAGGAATTTACCGTATGA
- the ilvB gene encoding biosynthetic-type acetolactate synthase large subunit, whose translation MNLNGAELIVRFLEYAGIEVVAGIPGGASLPIYDALHGSKIRHILARHEQGAGFIAGGMARASGKPAVCIASSGPGVTNLITAVADAKMDSIPLIAITGQVPVSMIGTDAFQEIDTLSLSIPITKRSYLVKDVEDLIRILPQAWKTSIEGRPGPVWIDVPKDVASARIEWDEQKEKEFWNIRKTEFTLKIGADWTERFKDLLSESKRPVFYIGGGLNRPESAESFRKLHEKLGFPTVSTLMGLGICRDDHPRFLGMLGMHGSRATNLVLEEADLLIALGVRFDDRATGKLNEFCPNAKIVHVDIDATEIGKLKNPNLSLKHDIGDFLKQILNETFTELHSAKEEWLDRVQTLKTVYAFPMPEEKEALHPFAIIRRVAEVLKERAIITTDVGQHQMWAAQYYPFQTQGSLLTSGGLGTMGFGLPTAIGAALASPGKRIVCISGDGSILMNVQELDTLRELDLDVTVLLMNNGHLGLVRQQQELFFSSRFSASKFTLPTNFTKIASSFGIPSFELREEDSVSEVLEEALNRKGPSFVTLRVAPELHVLPMVPPGKPNREMIH comes from the coding sequence ATGAATTTAAACGGAGCGGAACTCATCGTTCGATTTTTAGAATACGCAGGAATCGAAGTCGTCGCCGGAATTCCGGGAGGTGCGAGTCTTCCCATCTACGACGCGTTACACGGAAGTAAGATCCGTCATATTCTGGCCAGACACGAACAAGGAGCGGGATTTATCGCGGGAGGAATGGCGAGGGCTTCGGGTAAACCCGCAGTTTGTATCGCCTCTTCCGGGCCTGGTGTTACGAATCTGATCACGGCGGTCGCCGATGCTAAGATGGATTCGATTCCTTTGATCGCCATCACCGGTCAGGTTCCGGTTTCGATGATCGGCACGGACGCCTTCCAGGAAATCGATACTCTTAGTCTGTCGATTCCCATCACAAAAAGAAGTTATCTCGTAAAGGACGTAGAGGATCTGATCCGCATTCTTCCGCAAGCCTGGAAAACTTCGATCGAAGGACGTCCGGGGCCGGTTTGGATCGACGTTCCCAAGGACGTCGCTTCCGCAAGAATCGAATGGGACGAACAAAAAGAAAAAGAATTTTGGAATATTCGAAAAACGGAATTTACTTTGAAGATCGGCGCGGATTGGACCGAACGTTTCAAGGACTTGCTGTCGGAGTCCAAACGTCCCGTATTTTATATCGGCGGCGGTTTGAATCGTCCGGAGTCCGCGGAGTCGTTCCGGAAGCTGCACGAGAAGCTCGGATTTCCCACGGTTTCCACGTTGATGGGTTTGGGAATCTGTCGCGACGATCATCCTCGGTTTTTGGGAATGCTCGGAATGCACGGTTCACGCGCGACCAATCTCGTCTTGGAAGAAGCCGATCTATTGATCGCACTCGGAGTTCGTTTCGACGATCGCGCGACCGGAAAGCTGAACGAGTTTTGTCCGAACGCAAAGATCGTTCACGTGGATATAGACGCGACCGAAATCGGTAAATTAAAGAATCCGAATCTTTCCCTCAAACACGATATCGGAGATTTTTTAAAACAGATTCTGAACGAAACGTTCACGGAGTTGCATTCCGCAAAGGAAGAATGGTTGGATCGCGTTCAAACTCTGAAAACGGTATACGCGTTTCCGATGCCCGAAGAAAAAGAAGCGCTGCATCCGTTCGCGATCATTCGACGCGTCGCGGAAGTTTTAAAAGAACGTGCGATCATCACGACGGACGTGGGTCAACATCAGATGTGGGCGGCTCAGTATTATCCGTTTCAAACGCAGGGTTCTCTTTTGACCTCGGGCGGTTTGGGGACTATGGGATTCGGATTGCCGACGGCGATCGGAGCGGCGCTTGCCTCGCCGGGCAAACGGATCGTATGTATCTCGGGGGACGGATCGATTCTGATGAACGTTCAGGAATTGGATACGCTTCGCGAACTCGATTTGGACGTGACCGTTCTTTTGATGAACAACGGACATCTGGGACTTGTAAGACAACAACAGGAATTGTTCTTTTCGTCCCGATTCTCCGCGTCGAAATTCACGCTTCCCACGAACTTTACGAAAATTGCATCTTCTTTCGGAATCCCTTCCTTCGAGCTAAGGGAAGAAGACTCCGTTTCGGAAGTTCTGGAAGAGGCGTTGAACCGAAAAGGACCTTCCTTTGTGACGCTGAGAGTCGCGCCCGAACTGCACGTATTGCCGATGGTTCCGCCCGGAAAGCCGAACCGAGAAATGATTCATTAA
- the tpx gene encoding thiol peroxidase: MAQVTLKGNPVPLEGKIPSPGEKAPDFKAIKQDLSEFGLKDYAGKVKILVAVPSLDTSVCAIETKVFNEKAAGLSDIATLIISGDLPFAMKRFCSTEGINSPNLVTGSQYRDFSFSKAYGTHIADGPLKGLSARAVFVVDKTDTVRYVELVPEIGSEPNYAAALAAANAAL; the protein is encoded by the coding sequence ATGGCACAAGTCACTCTCAAAGGCAATCCGGTTCCGCTCGAAGGAAAAATTCCTTCTCCCGGTGAAAAGGCTCCCGACTTCAAAGCGATCAAACAAGATCTTTCCGAGTTCGGTCTCAAAGACTACGCGGGAAAAGTGAAAATTCTCGTGGCGGTTCCGAGCCTCGACACTTCGGTTTGCGCGATCGAAACCAAGGTCTTTAACGAAAAAGCGGCGGGACTTTCGGACATCGCGACTCTCATCATTTCCGGAGATCTTCCGTTTGCGATGAAACGTTTTTGTTCGACCGAAGGAATCAATTCTCCCAACCTCGTGACCGGATCGCAGTACCGCGATTTTTCTTTTTCCAAAGCGTACGGAACTCATATCGCCGACGGACCTCTGAAAGGACTTTCCGCAAGAGCCGTGTTCGTCGTGGATAAAACGGATACGGTGCGTTATGTGGAGCTTGTTCCCGAGATCGGTTCCGAACCGAATTACGCGGCCGCTCTTGCAGCAGCCAACGCAGCGCTTTAA
- a CDS encoding zinc-dependent alcohol dehydrogenase — MRQLTFIRPGTLEWWDVPEPRLENDDDALVEPLAVARCDLDLAILKGEAPFRGKLLHWIRNHAHGLISNTALGKAPFRGPYPFGHEFVARVKRVGDRVQAVKEGDLVIVAFQIACGKCDRCKQGLTNSCLSVPPRSMYGFGDLGGKKWGGAFSDLVRVPFADYMLIPLPKSLSPAAAASMSDNIPDGYRTVAPFLKRNPGSPVLVVGGGAKSVGLYSVMIALAMGSPVTYVDDEPQRIRIASELGAAILSKKYPEPTIQYPISVDASANEDGLAFALRSLLPGGHCTSVGIYYDQRTPIPLLEMYGRGVTFSTGRVNVQPCLHDLLPLTENPHFCPHKITTLTSSWEEAPESLMDPGPKVVIERRI, encoded by the coding sequence ATGCGACAGCTTACATTTATCCGTCCCGGCACGTTGGAATGGTGGGACGTTCCCGAACCTCGCTTGGAAAACGACGACGACGCTTTGGTGGAACCGCTCGCGGTCGCACGGTGCGATTTGGATTTGGCGATTTTAAAGGGAGAGGCTCCGTTTCGAGGAAAACTTCTCCATTGGATTCGAAACCACGCACACGGTCTGATTTCCAATACCGCTTTAGGAAAGGCTCCGTTTCGCGGTCCATATCCTTTCGGACACGAATTCGTTGCTAGAGTAAAACGAGTCGGGGACAGGGTGCAGGCCGTAAAGGAAGGAGATCTCGTGATCGTCGCGTTTCAGATCGCTTGCGGAAAATGCGATCGATGCAAACAAGGTTTGACCAATAGCTGTTTATCCGTTCCGCCAAGATCGATGTACGGGTTCGGGGATCTGGGAGGGAAAAAATGGGGAGGGGCTTTTTCGGATTTGGTGCGCGTTCCGTTTGCGGATTATATGTTGATCCCTTTGCCGAAATCTCTTTCTCCCGCGGCGGCCGCGAGTATGAGCGATAATATTCCGGACGGTTATAGAACCGTCGCACCTTTTTTAAAACGAAATCCCGGAAGTCCCGTGTTGGTCGTCGGCGGTGGAGCTAAGAGCGTGGGTCTTTATTCCGTTATGATCGCTCTCGCGATGGGTTCGCCCGTAACCTACGTCGACGACGAACCGCAGAGAATCAGAATCGCCTCCGAATTGGGCGCCGCGATTCTTTCTAAAAAATATCCCGAGCCTACGATTCAATATCCGATTTCGGTGGATGCGAGCGCAAACGAGGACGGTCTTGCGTTCGCACTTCGTTCGCTTTTACCGGGAGGTCATTGTACGAGTGTGGGAATCTACTACGATCAGAGAACCCCGATTCCTTTGTTGGAAATGTACGGAAGAGGAGTTACGTTTTCTACCGGGAGAGTCAACGTCCAACCGTGTTTGCACGATTTACTACCTTTGACGGAGAATCCTCATTTCTGTCCGCACAAGATTACGACTTTGACTTCTTCCTGGGAAGAAGCTCCGGAATCTTTGATGGATCCCGGACCCAAGGTCGTAATCGAGAGACGGATTTGA
- a CDS encoding aldehyde dehydrogenase family protein: protein MPTLQESPVKTPNSKQTPNYPPVDKAEIERVFKLQKEHFHKVMKLTTASQRIQRLKKLRDAINKYTPEIEKAVNADFRKNEREVDISEIMPSISEVNDAIKHVRRWMKPVGVKTPMTLFGAKSQMIYEPRGVVLIIGPWNYPFYLTFAPLAAAIAAGNTVLIKPSEFTPATTEITQKIISEVFPKEEVAVFAGDYQVSGALMELPLDHIFFTGSTQVGKIVMTAAAKHLTTVTLELGGKSPAIIDRSADLKKAAKKLVWGKVLNAGQTCVAPDYLLIPNDMMKPFVEEAKAVVKQFYTKDGKSLKENPDFCRIINDRNFNRVSGYIHEAVEKGAKIEMGGDTDASQNYIEPTLLSNVPENSNIMEDEIFGPVLPMIPYTDLDDAIAKINSKPKPLALYVFGKKERAIKKILKETSSGGVAVNDVILHLVNPNLPFGGVNHSGHGSYHGYFGFKAFSHERSVLRQAALSSIDLMYPPYTNFVKRLVSLTKKFLV, encoded by the coding sequence ATGCCAACTTTACAGGAATCTCCGGTAAAAACGCCGAATTCTAAACAGACTCCCAATTATCCGCCCGTCGATAAGGCCGAGATTGAACGTGTGTTCAAACTGCAAAAAGAACATTTTCATAAAGTGATGAAACTCACCACCGCAAGTCAGCGGATTCAGCGTCTGAAAAAACTCAGAGACGCGATCAATAAATACACGCCCGAAATCGAAAAGGCCGTGAACGCGGACTTCCGCAAAAACGAAAGGGAAGTCGACATTTCCGAAATCATGCCTTCGATCTCCGAAGTCAACGACGCGATCAAACACGTACGTAGATGGATGAAACCAGTCGGAGTAAAAACCCCGATGACTCTTTTCGGAGCGAAAAGCCAGATGATCTACGAACCCCGCGGAGTGGTGTTGATCATCGGACCTTGGAACTATCCGTTCTATCTCACGTTCGCACCTCTTGCGGCTGCGATCGCTGCGGGGAATACGGTTCTCATTAAGCCGTCCGAGTTTACTCCCGCTACGACCGAGATTACGCAGAAAATCATCAGCGAAGTATTTCCAAAAGAAGAAGTCGCCGTGTTTGCGGGAGACTATCAGGTTTCCGGTGCGTTGATGGAACTTCCTCTGGACCATATCTTTTTTACGGGAAGCACCCAAGTCGGTAAGATCGTAATGACTGCAGCGGCCAAACACCTAACGACGGTGACTCTCGAATTAGGCGGGAAGTCGCCTGCGATCATCGATCGAAGCGCGGATCTCAAAAAGGCCGCTAAAAAACTCGTTTGGGGAAAAGTGCTGAACGCGGGACAAACCTGCGTGGCTCCCGATTATCTCCTCATTCCGAACGACATGATGAAACCGTTCGTAGAAGAAGCGAAAGCGGTCGTAAAACAATTCTATACGAAGGACGGTAAATCTCTTAAGGAGAATCCTGATTTTTGTAGAATCATCAACGATCGCAACTTCAACCGCGTTTCCGGTTACATCCACGAAGCTGTGGAAAAAGGCGCTAAGATCGAAATGGGAGGAGATACGGACGCTTCCCAAAACTATATCGAACCGACTCTTTTGAGCAACGTACCAGAAAATTCGAATATTATGGAAGATGAAATCTTCGGACCGGTTCTTCCGATGATTCCATATACGGATCTCGACGACGCGATCGCTAAGATCAACTCCAAGCCGAAACCGCTCGCTCTTTACGTATTCGGTAAGAAGGAACGCGCGATTAAAAAGATTCTGAAGGAAACTTCCTCGGGAGGAGTCGCGGTCAACGACGTGATTCTTCACTTGGTGAATCCGAATCTTCCGTTCGGCGGGGTGAATCATTCCGGTCACGGAAGTTATCACGGATATTTCGGATTTAAAGCCTTCTCGCACGAACGTTCCGTTCTGCGTCAGGCCGCTTTGAGTTCGATCGATCTGATGTATCCGCCTTACACGAATTTCGTGAAACGCCTCGTCTCTTTGACGAAGAAGTTTCTCGTTTGA
- a CDS encoding HDOD domain-containing protein, whose amino-acid sequence MSQSKTLELHHHRDLNLYSNLKDLNHPVLENSPVHYRFHNLTENVDSIISRTLDRYLLQLDIIYVRDSVFAALKETIANSIKANIKRIYFRELEADIQNPEIYKQKILGFKKKYIDEKEKYEELLFKNNFVVLVSFIHNKDMIRIRVMNNVKLSPTEVERINQRIEKAKQYNDLAEAFLEAGDETEGAGLGLIMSLMMLKNDGLSTSSYKIESQGNNTSVIIDIPLNVTKDNHQLQKTQDILKNIDGLPTFPKSIQDIQAMIERPNSSISQIAEVIKKDVALSANILKLANSAAFIRANKVESLDRAIQLIGLKELSQLLYSLGTKQILEDKFPAFLSIWDKSNQCAFYCKLIAAKMNLPKDTVSNLMSAALLHDIGEIILLSLEERTMKSIGKISASKEIASAVSMEEAALGITHTKVGSLIAEKWNFPDIYAKAMEFHHRPLIIDEEFAPYIYPIYIADMMIKINNEEAKYSEIPEKILQFCKFGSSGEFHSFRTKALENFLATTR is encoded by the coding sequence ATGAGTCAGAGCAAGACGTTAGAACTGCATCATCACCGAGACTTAAATCTTTACAGCAATCTTAAGGATTTGAACCATCCCGTTCTTGAAAATTCTCCCGTTCATTACAGATTTCATAACCTTACGGAAAACGTGGACTCCATCATCAGCAGAACTCTGGACCGTTATCTGCTTCAACTCGACATCATCTACGTTCGTGATTCCGTTTTCGCCGCTCTGAAAGAAACGATCGCCAACTCGATCAAAGCGAATATCAAACGAATTTATTTCCGCGAGCTCGAAGCGGACATTCAAAATCCGGAAATCTACAAACAGAAGATTTTGGGATTCAAAAAGAAATACATAGACGAAAAGGAAAAATACGAGGAACTTCTTTTTAAGAACAATTTCGTGGTTCTCGTTTCCTTTATCCACAACAAGGACATGATCCGGATTCGGGTGATGAACAACGTCAAACTCAGTCCGACCGAAGTGGAACGGATCAATCAAAGGATCGAAAAGGCGAAACAATACAACGATCTTGCCGAAGCGTTTCTAGAAGCGGGGGACGAAACCGAAGGAGCCGGACTCGGCCTCATCATGTCGTTGATGATGTTGAAAAACGACGGACTTTCCACTTCTTCCTATAAGATCGAAAGCCAGGGAAACAATACGAGCGTCATCATCGATATTCCTTTAAACGTAACGAAGGACAATCACCAGCTGCAGAAAACGCAGGACATTCTCAAGAACATAGACGGACTTCCGACTTTTCCGAAATCGATTCAGGACATTCAGGCGATGATCGAAAGACCGAACTCTTCCATCAGCCAAATCGCCGAAGTCATCAAAAAGGACGTGGCGCTTTCCGCGAATATTCTGAAACTTGCAAACTCCGCCGCGTTTATCCGCGCGAACAAAGTGGAGTCCTTGGACAGAGCGATTCAACTCATCGGACTCAAGGAACTCAGTCAGCTTTTATACTCTCTCGGAACGAAACAGATTCTGGAGGATAAGTTCCCCGCCTTTCTTTCCATCTGGGACAAATCCAATCAATGCGCGTTCTATTGTAAATTAATCGCGGCGAAGATGAATCTTCCCAAGGATACGGTCAGCAATCTGATGTCCGCCGCGTTGTTGCACGACATCGGGGAAATCATTCTTCTTTCTTTGGAAGAAAGAACGATGAAGAGCATCGGCAAAATCTCCGCATCCAAGGAGATCGCTTCCGCGGTTTCGATGGAAGAAGCCGCATTAGGAATCACTCATACGAAAGTGGGTTCTCTTATCGCAGAGAAATGGAACTTCCCGGATATCTACGCAAAGGCGATGGAATTCCATCACAGACCTTTGATCATCGACGAGGAATTCGCGCCGTATATCTATCCGATTTACATCGCGGACATGATGATCAAGATCAACAATGAGGAAGCGAAATACAGCGAGATTCCCGAAAAGATTCTTCAGTTCTGCAAGTTCGGAAGTTCGGGAGAATTTCATTCCTTCAGAACGAAAGCCCTCGAAAACTTTCTCGCGACCACGAGATAA
- a CDS encoding LruC domain-containing protein yields MKGFQKITGMVLAGVLLFGANACTNSQDPNLLWLLSATQPNPSAAPDGEQPFSIVINDETAPVDFVFDTTKTVNVNIQVLSPESPVSGSLVQIFNIDNTAQKSIFRAATSENGEVKGSFTIDEATRKVFLKVEAFGQLYEAEVEIINSYSISRRITVVIKGNNVILPDTDGDGIVDRDDTYPNDPTRASTFRYPTEGYYTISYEDLYPAQGDADFNDYNVRVVFEEDWNAKGEVARVRANFTHVAKGAGYNHTLHLTIPGITASSYALTRFGFDGTTVESNTSGNDTAISSLEILPRSNTTIQSPNSSRNNTTFKKGKSANLEVVLQNAINRLSLGPAPYDTFVKVINTNKEIHFPRRYFDAQGKDIYLDSTGFPWALLVPGNFLWPYESTDIRKSYPSFKPWYESSGNTNQDWYLSPVSSEVFPATN; encoded by the coding sequence ATGAAAGGGTTTCAAAAAATAACGGGGATGGTTCTGGCGGGGGTTCTTCTTTTCGGAGCGAACGCTTGCACGAATTCTCAGGATCCCAATCTTCTCTGGCTCCTGAGCGCTACGCAGCCGAATCCTTCGGCCGCTCCGGACGGAGAGCAGCCGTTCAGCATCGTCATCAACGACGAAACGGCTCCGGTGGATTTCGTCTTCGATACGACCAAAACCGTGAACGTAAACATTCAGGTTTTAAGCCCCGAGTCTCCCGTCTCGGGAAGTTTAGTACAAATCTTTAATATAGATAATACCGCTCAAAAATCGATCTTCCGCGCGGCGACTTCCGAAAACGGAGAAGTCAAGGGAAGTTTCACGATCGACGAAGCGACCCGCAAGGTTTTCCTCAAAGTGGAAGCCTTCGGTCAGCTCTACGAAGCGGAAGTGGAAATCATCAACTCGTACAGCATTTCCAGAAGAATCACGGTCGTCATCAAAGGGAACAACGTGATTCTCCCCGATACGGACGGAGACGGAATCGTGGATCGGGACGACACGTATCCGAACGATCCGACACGCGCTTCCACGTTTCGTTATCCAACCGAAGGATATTATACGATCTCTTACGAAGACTTATATCCGGCTCAGGGAGACGCGGACTTCAACGATTACAACGTTCGAGTCGTGTTTGAAGAGGACTGGAACGCGAAGGGTGAAGTCGCAAGAGTTCGCGCCAACTTCACGCACGTAGCGAAAGGCGCGGGTTACAATCATACTCTGCATCTTACGATTCCCGGGATCACGGCTTCTTCGTATGCTCTGACTCGATTCGGTTTCGACGGAACTACGGTAGAATCCAACACGAGCGGAAACGATACGGCGATTTCTTCTCTCGAAATTCTTCCGAGATCCAATACAACGATTCAATCCCCGAACTCGTCGAGAAACAACACCACGTTTAAAAAAGGCAAGTCCGCGAATCTGGAAGTCGTTTTACAAAATGCGATCAATCGTTTAAGTTTAGGTCCTGCTCCGTACGATACCTTCGTCAAAGTCATCAACACGAACAAGGAAATCCACTTTCCGAGAAGATACTTCGACGCGCAGGGCAAGGATATCTATCTGGATTCCACCGGATTCCCTTGGGCGCTTTTGGTTCCGGGAAATTTTCTCTGGCCGTATGAAAGCACGGATATCCGCAAATCCTATCCTTCTTTCAAACCTTGGTATGAATCCTCAGGAAACACGAACCAAGACTGGTATCTCAGTCCGGTATCTTCCGAGGTTTTCCCCGCTACGAATTGA
- a CDS encoding sensor histidine kinase: MRDLKLKNRKLPSSTAILESGLSPKFFLNLLKEISPIVAIDDRRTILFANESFRKEFAGSSRNLMGKNLFRIFGLNPVDQEEMEANINLSKRGKVQNQEFRKQKIYYGYSVFRFGESIGIILKNITENKRLERKIANLHTKLLQSQEEERIRLSRELHDGVGQTILAAKLNFQAYGRNPKIYEAQFDTGLLLIDKASQELRDIYTNLHPSTLREIGLEAAIRSLSSDLFPPMDVQADLDLSLKPDLQQTVANQVFRIVQEIFQNTIKHSQARNIYLKIHVKGRQLFLDTKDDGIGFQERKVRARSSGFGLENIRRRVEDLNGKFKIDSSAGKGTKFIIRIPLEKNKNTNAKKL; the protein is encoded by the coding sequence ATGCGGGACTTGAAACTGAAGAATCGAAAACTTCCTTCCTCGACTGCAATCTTAGAATCCGGCCTTTCTCCTAAATTCTTCCTCAACCTTTTGAAAGAAATCTCTCCGATCGTCGCGATCGACGACCGTAGAACGATTCTTTTTGCAAACGAATCCTTTCGAAAAGAATTCGCGGGGAGTTCCCGCAACCTAATGGGAAAGAATCTGTTTCGGATCTTCGGTTTAAATCCTGTGGATCAGGAAGAGATGGAAGCCAACATCAATCTTTCCAAACGAGGAAAGGTTCAAAACCAAGAGTTTCGAAAACAAAAAATCTATTACGGTTATTCCGTGTTTCGATTCGGCGAAAGCATCGGGATCATCCTCAAGAACATTACGGAAAACAAACGGTTGGAAAGAAAAATCGCCAACCTTCACACCAAACTTCTTCAGTCGCAGGAAGAAGAAAGGATCCGACTTTCCAGAGAATTGCACGACGGAGTCGGACAAACGATTCTCGCGGCCAAACTCAACTTTCAAGCCTACGGCAGAAATCCGAAGATCTACGAAGCTCAATTCGATACGGGACTTCTTCTGATCGACAAAGCGAGTCAGGAACTCAGGGACATTTATACGAACCTGCATCCTTCCACTCTGCGCGAAATCGGATTGGAAGCGGCGATCCGCTCGCTCAGTTCCGATCTCTTTCCGCCTATGGACGTTCAGGCGGACCTGGATCTGAGTCTAAAACCCGATCTTCAACAAACCGTCGCCAATCAGGTGTTTCGAATCGTGCAGGAAATTTTTCAGAATACGATCAAACATTCGCAAGCGAGAAATATTTATTTAAAGATTCACGTCAAAGGAAGGCAGTTGTTTCTCGATACGAAGGACGACGGAATCGGTTTTCAAGAAAGAAAGGTTAGAGCCAGGTCTTCCGGTTTTGGACTTGAAAATATAAGAAGAAGAGTGGAAGATTTAAACGGTAAATTTAAGATTGATTCTTCGGCCGGAAAAGGAACTAAGTTTATCATTCGGATTCCCTTAGAAAAAAATAAAAATACGAACGCTAAAAAATTATGA
- a CDS encoding response regulator, whose translation MKPAITKVFLVDDHAILREGLKMILSGQTGFEICGESGDAEKALDQIGKLNPDLVITDISMPGLSGIDLVKNLRKYYPNIRTIILSRHDNKEYVQKLLELGINGYVLKDDAGNDLLRAIEAVHKGETYLSPGITAHFLSGFVGSGKPGEENQDAKKAFSVLSDREREILKLVAEGNSNESIGKILRISPATVKVHRANIMKKLDLHKVADLVMYAIRAGLIES comes from the coding sequence ATGAAACCTGCAATTACAAAAGTATTCTTAGTCGACGATCACGCCATTCTCCGCGAAGGGCTGAAGATGATTCTGTCCGGACAAACCGGTTTTGAAATTTGCGGCGAGTCCGGAGACGCCGAAAAGGCCTTGGATCAAATCGGCAAGTTGAATCCCGACTTGGTCATCACCGATATTTCGATGCCCGGCTTAAGCGGAATAGATCTCGTAAAGAATCTCCGCAAATATTATCCGAACATACGCACCATCATTCTTTCCCGTCACGACAACAAAGAATACGTTCAAAAATTATTGGAACTCGGAATCAACGGTTACGTTCTCAAAGACGACGCGGGCAACGATCTTCTCAGAGCGATCGAAGCCGTTCACAAAGGCGAAACGTATTTAAGTCCGGGGATCACCGCCCACTTTCTTTCCGGCTTTGTCGGTTCGGGAAAACCGGGAGAAGAAAACCAGGACGCGAAGAAGGCATTCTCCGTTCTTTCGGATCGCGAACGTGAAATTCTGAAACTCGTAGCGGAAGGAAATTCCAACGAATCGATCGGCAAGATCCTGAGAATTTCTCCGGCGACGGTCAAAGTTCACCGCGCAAACATCATGAAAAAACTAGACCTTCACAAGGTTGCGGATTTGGTCATGTATGCGATCCGCGCGGGTTTGATCGAATCGTAA